In Listeria monocytogenes, the following proteins share a genomic window:
- the pfkB gene encoding 1-phosphofructokinase, protein MIYTITLNPSIDYIVQIDQLNLGGLNRMKQDYKLPGGKGINVSRVLNQLNVPSLATGFLGGFTGNFIKDWLQNEGVKTGFVTVKDDTRINIKLKHGEETEINGLGPAISEKEINEFLKVMDKVTANDIVILSGSVPPSLGNDFYNKIIRICKEKNAEFMIDTTGKELLDALPNRPILIKPNHHELAELFGVELNSVEELIPYGKKCLELGAQHVIVSMAGDGALLFTGEDVYFADALKGELKNSVGAGDSMIAGFVGTFDKTRDPVKAFAAGVATGGATAFSTDLAQKELIDKLLPQVKITKKTGRN, encoded by the coding sequence ATGATTTATACAATTACTTTAAACCCATCAATTGATTATATTGTACAAATCGACCAATTAAATCTTGGCGGACTTAATCGCATGAAGCAAGATTATAAATTACCTGGTGGCAAAGGAATTAATGTCAGCAGAGTTTTAAATCAATTAAATGTACCAAGTCTCGCTACAGGTTTTTTAGGTGGATTTACAGGCAATTTTATCAAAGACTGGCTACAAAACGAAGGTGTGAAAACTGGCTTTGTAACAGTGAAAGATGATACTCGTATTAATATCAAACTAAAACACGGAGAAGAAACAGAAATTAATGGTCTAGGGCCAGCTATTTCTGAAAAGGAAATCAATGAATTTTTGAAAGTGATGGATAAAGTAACTGCTAACGATATAGTCATTCTATCTGGTAGTGTTCCCCCATCACTTGGAAATGATTTTTACAATAAAATAATTCGGATTTGCAAAGAAAAAAATGCTGAATTTATGATTGATACAACTGGTAAAGAACTACTGGATGCCTTACCAAATCGTCCTATTCTAATTAAACCGAACCACCATGAGTTAGCGGAACTATTTGGTGTCGAGTTAAATAGTGTAGAAGAACTTATTCCATACGGAAAAAAATGCTTAGAATTAGGGGCGCAACATGTCATCGTATCTATGGCGGGTGATGGAGCTCTTCTATTTACAGGAGAAGATGTCTACTTCGCTGATGCATTAAAAGGAGAACTAAAAAACTCTGTAGGTGCTGGAGACTCAATGATTGCTGGCTTTGTTGGCACTTTTGATAAAACGAGAGATCCTGTGAAAGCATTTGCTGCAGGAGTTGCAACGGGCGGAGCAACCGCATTCTCAACTGATTTAGCCCAAAAAGAACTAATAGATAAACTATTACCACAAGTGAAGATTACTAAAAAAACAGGGAGGAACTAA
- a CDS encoding glutaredoxin family protein, which translates to MANVVVWSKVGCHYCKDVKDYLTEQKIVFQDIDVTDHDYLREVLQAKYGIRHVPVVEIGDIEKGIYQAVTEIGIEHLEKALFEKEEVK; encoded by the coding sequence ATGGCTAATGTCGTCGTTTGGAGTAAAGTAGGGTGTCATTATTGTAAAGATGTCAAAGATTATTTAACCGAGCAAAAAATCGTTTTTCAAGATATCGACGTCACCGACCATGATTATTTGCGAGAAGTTCTCCAAGCAAAATACGGCATCCGTCACGTGCCGGTCGTAGAAATCGGCGACATAGAAAAAGGAATTTACCAAGCAGTTACCGAAATCGGAATAGAACATTTAGAAAAAGCCTTATTTGAAAAGGAGGAAGTAAAATGA
- a CDS encoding pseudouridine synthase: MRLDKLLSHTGFGSRKEVKPLLKSGAVVVNGTIQKDSKTQVNPDKDQVTVHGTPVVYQEFVYFMLHKPQNVVSATEDNVSETVIDLLAQEDTLTNPFPVGRLDKDTEGLLIITNDGTLAHNLLSPKKHIDKTYYAKIDGDVVAEDVTAFADGITLDDGYTCKPARLEIINPNEIKVTIQEGKFHQVKRMFAARGKTVSYLKRISMGNLQLDESLELGEYRPLTETELAILQNK, encoded by the coding sequence ATGCGCTTAGATAAATTATTGTCCCATACAGGTTTCGGGAGCCGTAAAGAAGTGAAACCATTACTCAAATCCGGGGCAGTTGTCGTGAATGGCACTATCCAAAAAGATAGCAAAACACAAGTAAACCCTGATAAAGACCAAGTAACCGTCCATGGAACACCAGTCGTTTACCAAGAATTCGTTTATTTTATGCTCCATAAACCGCAAAATGTGGTGAGCGCAACGGAAGACAATGTATCAGAAACTGTCATTGACTTGCTCGCTCAAGAAGATACGTTAACTAATCCATTTCCTGTTGGACGTTTAGACAAAGATACAGAAGGGTTGCTTATTATAACTAACGACGGGACACTCGCGCACAATTTGCTATCACCAAAAAAGCATATTGATAAAACATATTATGCTAAAATTGATGGAGACGTTGTGGCAGAAGACGTCACAGCTTTTGCAGACGGAATCACACTTGATGATGGCTACACTTGCAAACCCGCACGACTAGAAATTATCAACCCAAATGAAATAAAAGTAACTATCCAAGAAGGGAAATTCCACCAAGTAAAAAGAATGTTCGCTGCTCGCGGGAAAACAGTCAGCTATTTAAAACGAATTTCGATGGGTAATTTGCAATTAGATGAGTCTCTCGAACTCGGCGAATACCGCCCATTAACCGAAACAGAACTAGCTATCCTTCAAAATAAATAA
- a CDS encoding amino acid ABC transporter ATP-binding protein, whose translation MITIKNIQKSFGENKVLKGIDLTVKKGEVVTILGPSGSGKTTFLRCLNLLERPENGEISMHDQIINCKKPSKKEVLQLRKNTAMVFQQYNLFSHKTVLQNVMEGLTVARKMPKKIAREIAERELTKVGLADKFSAYPSQLSGGQKQRVGIARALAINPDVILFDEPTAALDPELVGEVLEVMLEIARAGATMIVVTHEMEFAKRVADQVVFMDGGLIVEQGTPDEVFNHTKEERTKRFLHRVSADYLYEIKEVKKERVI comes from the coding sequence ATGATTACAATTAAAAATATTCAAAAAAGCTTTGGTGAAAACAAGGTTTTAAAAGGAATTGATTTAACGGTGAAAAAGGGTGAAGTGGTCACAATACTTGGTCCAAGTGGCTCAGGAAAAACAACTTTTTTACGTTGCTTAAACTTACTGGAACGACCTGAAAATGGCGAAATTTCGATGCACGACCAAATAATTAACTGCAAGAAACCATCCAAAAAGGAAGTTTTACAACTGCGGAAAAATACAGCAATGGTTTTCCAACAATATAATCTCTTTTCACATAAAACAGTCCTCCAAAATGTGATGGAAGGTCTAACAGTCGCAAGGAAAATGCCGAAAAAAATTGCACGCGAAATTGCGGAACGGGAGCTCACGAAAGTCGGTTTAGCGGACAAATTTAGTGCATATCCTTCCCAACTTTCCGGCGGACAAAAACAGCGCGTTGGAATCGCACGAGCACTCGCAATTAATCCAGACGTCATTTTATTTGATGAACCAACCGCCGCACTTGATCCCGAACTTGTAGGGGAAGTATTGGAAGTGATGCTGGAGATTGCGCGTGCCGGTGCGACGATGATTGTCGTTACACATGAGATGGAGTTCGCCAAACGAGTCGCAGATCAAGTTGTCTTTATGGACGGCGGGCTAATTGTTGAACAAGGCACCCCCGATGAAGTGTTTAATCATACAAAAGAAGAAAGAACAAAACGCTTTTTACACCGAGTTTCAGCGGATTATTTATATGAAATCAAAGAAGTGAAAAAGGAGCGTGTCATATGA
- a CDS encoding LLM class flavin-dependent oxidoreductase, with the protein MTRKETIQFGAIIHGVGGTTDGWRHPDINPAASTDLDFYKSRAQIAEQGLFSFIFIADGLFISEKSIPHFLNRFEPITILSALAESTKNIGLVGTFSTSFTEPFTLARQLSSLDHISGGRAGWNLVTSPQEGAARNHSKKNLPTHSDRYTIAAEHLQVVRGLWNSWEEDAFTYNKETGEFFNPKKLHRLNHQGDYFQVEGPLNIARSKQGEPVVFQAGASSTGRDFAAQNAEAIFTHSDSLEEAIEFYQDVKARAEKAGRNAAEIRVFPGISPIVADTLEEAEAKYTEFANLIPIENAVTYLARYFDDYDLSQFDLDAPFPDLGDIGKNAFQSTTDRIKKEAKERQLTLRQVATEAATPKTPFLGTKEQVADLIEVWFQNEAADGFIIASDIPGAFETFVEQVIPLLQSRGLYRTEYPASTLRGNLGIAIPKNKQAVETK; encoded by the coding sequence ATGACTAGAAAAGAAACAATCCAATTTGGCGCAATTATTCACGGCGTTGGAGGAACTACAGACGGTTGGCGCCATCCAGATATTAACCCAGCTGCAAGTACCGATTTAGATTTCTATAAATCCCGCGCGCAAATTGCCGAACAAGGACTTTTTAGTTTTATATTTATAGCAGACGGTCTCTTTATTTCCGAAAAATCTATTCCACATTTTCTTAATCGCTTTGAACCAATAACCATTTTGTCTGCGCTAGCAGAATCGACGAAAAATATTGGTCTTGTCGGAACTTTCTCGACTTCCTTTACAGAACCATTCACACTAGCAAGACAACTTTCTTCCCTTGATCACATTAGCGGCGGCCGAGCGGGTTGGAATTTAGTCACTTCTCCGCAAGAAGGAGCCGCACGAAATCACAGTAAGAAAAATCTCCCGACCCACAGCGATCGTTACACCATTGCCGCAGAACATTTACAAGTAGTTCGAGGTCTTTGGAACTCTTGGGAAGAAGATGCCTTTACTTATAATAAAGAAACCGGTGAGTTTTTTAATCCAAAAAAATTACATCGCTTAAATCATCAAGGCGATTATTTCCAAGTAGAAGGTCCGTTAAATATAGCACGCTCCAAACAAGGTGAGCCAGTTGTTTTCCAAGCAGGTGCATCCAGTACAGGACGCGATTTCGCTGCTCAAAACGCAGAAGCCATTTTTACGCATTCAGATTCATTAGAGGAAGCAATTGAATTTTATCAAGATGTAAAGGCACGCGCGGAAAAAGCGGGGAGAAATGCAGCAGAAATTCGGGTTTTTCCGGGAATCAGCCCAATTGTAGCGGATACGTTGGAAGAAGCAGAAGCAAAATATACCGAGTTTGCGAACCTTATTCCAATTGAAAATGCGGTCACTTATCTCGCACGATATTTTGATGACTACGATTTAAGCCAATTTGATTTGGATGCTCCTTTCCCAGACCTTGGCGATATTGGCAAAAATGCTTTTCAAAGCACAACAGACCGAATCAAAAAAGAAGCTAAAGAACGTCAACTAACTCTTCGTCAAGTGGCGACAGAAGCAGCAACCCCAAAAACACCTTTCCTAGGAACAAAAGAACAAGTCGCTGATTTAATTGAAGTCTGGTTCCAAAATGAGGCAGCAGATGGCTTTATTATCGCATCTGATATCCCGGGAGCTTTTGAAACTTTTGTCGAACAAGTAATTCCGCTATTACAAAGTCGTGGTTTGTACCGAACGGAATATCCAGCTTCTACACTAAGAGGGAATCTAGGCATCGCGATTCCTAAAAATAAACAAGCAGTCGAAACTAAATAA
- a CDS encoding DUF523 domain-containing protein, whose translation MIAVSACLAGIACRYDGKDKEITKIKQMVERGEAIPFCPEVTGGLPTPRNPAEIIGGDGKDVWLGHAKVIDNKGTDVTEEYKNGARLTLVKMQELGITQIIMKEKSPSCGSCAIYDGTFSGKIKDGTGVAAALFQMNGIKIISEFAF comes from the coding sequence ATGATTGCAGTAAGTGCTTGCCTAGCCGGAATTGCCTGTAGATATGACGGGAAAGATAAAGAAATAACCAAAATAAAACAAATGGTAGAAAGAGGAGAGGCGATTCCTTTTTGTCCAGAAGTTACCGGCGGACTGCCTACACCAAGAAATCCAGCAGAAATAATAGGTGGTGATGGCAAAGATGTCTGGTTAGGACATGCAAAAGTCATTGATAACAAAGGAACAGATGTGACAGAAGAATATAAAAACGGAGCGAGACTTACTCTCGTTAAAATGCAAGAACTCGGTATTACGCAAATAATCATGAAGGAAAAAAGTCCATCTTGTGGTAGCTGTGCTATTTACGACGGTACCTTCTCAGGAAAAATAAAAGATGGTACCGGCGTAGCAGCAGCTCTTTTTCAAATGAATGGAATAAAAATCATTTCAGAATTCGCATTTTAA
- a CDS encoding DeoR/GlpR family DNA-binding transcription regulator has translation MLNAERKQLIMESIEKLGVIKLQELVEGLATSESTIRRDLIELEEQGLIQRVHGGAKLVKLHNQEPSMNEKSFKNIQSKKVIAAYCASLVEENDCIYLDAGSTTLELITHLANRNITVVTNGLTHIEELVRQNIDAYLLGGKMKVHTKAIIGAVALDNIQNYHFDKAFIGTNAMHPEHGYTTPDMEEAFVKRAAKERADRVFVVADHTKFNEVNFSKMFSIEEATIVTDYIPSAVKESFIQKTKIIEVEK, from the coding sequence ATGTTAAATGCAGAGCGTAAACAACTTATTATGGAGAGTATTGAGAAACTTGGTGTGATTAAATTACAAGAATTAGTTGAAGGTCTTGCTACCTCAGAGTCAACCATTCGCCGTGATTTAATCGAGTTAGAAGAACAAGGATTAATTCAGCGCGTACACGGCGGGGCGAAACTTGTAAAACTTCATAATCAAGAACCAAGTATGAATGAAAAATCATTCAAAAACATTCAAAGTAAAAAAGTAATTGCTGCATATTGTGCAAGCTTAGTGGAAGAAAATGATTGTATCTATTTAGATGCAGGATCCACAACATTAGAATTAATTACTCACCTAGCAAATCGAAACATCACCGTAGTGACAAATGGATTAACCCATATTGAAGAGCTAGTTCGTCAAAATATAGATGCTTATCTTTTAGGCGGTAAAATGAAAGTGCATACAAAAGCAATTATTGGTGCAGTTGCCTTAGATAACATTCAAAACTATCATTTTGATAAAGCTTTCATTGGTACCAACGCGATGCATCCGGAGCATGGCTACACAACACCTGATATGGAAGAGGCATTTGTAAAACGTGCTGCAAAAGAACGTGCTGATCGCGTTTTTGTTGTAGCGGACCATACAAAATTTAATGAAGTGAATTTTTCAAAAATGTTTTCAATAGAAGAAGCAACTATTGTGACAGACTATATTCCTTCTGCAGTAAAAGAATCCTTTATCCAAAAAACTAAAATAATCGAGGTAGAAAAATGA
- a CDS encoding LLM class flavin-dependent oxidoreductase gives MTIRFSILDQSIINPGEKPSEALQNTVELAQLAEQLGYHRFWVAEHHNSDEIAGAAPEVLLGYIAAKTTTIKLASGGIMLQHYSPYKVAEQFHVLENLAPGRISLGVGKAPGGFQPATDALQKDFVKPTRTFDAKLEELVDFVTQYSDATIAAKPLPENKPEIFLLGGSAASAKQAAELGISFVFAYFINGEESVLKEARELFEKYRINTKVSFQLAPIIVVAETKVAADRHVPERESIKVELADGRRVNVGSREQAEAYVKDIDQTYQFITQRIGAITGTKQEVGTEIKRLSKEYNIQDFVVLTPVKSAEIKRYSYQLLSESIKEEVVHG, from the coding sequence ATGACGATTCGATTTAGTATTTTGGACCAAAGTATTATTAATCCGGGCGAAAAACCTAGTGAAGCTTTGCAAAATACCGTAGAACTTGCACAATTGGCAGAACAACTTGGTTATCATCGCTTTTGGGTTGCTGAGCATCATAATTCAGACGAAATAGCTGGTGCGGCGCCGGAAGTTCTTTTAGGATATATTGCTGCAAAAACGACTACAATCAAACTTGCCTCTGGCGGAATTATGCTGCAGCACTATAGTCCGTATAAAGTAGCTGAACAATTTCATGTGCTTGAAAACTTAGCCCCCGGTCGTATTTCACTTGGTGTCGGAAAAGCGCCCGGCGGATTTCAACCAGCAACCGATGCCCTTCAAAAAGACTTCGTAAAACCTACGCGAACCTTTGATGCCAAATTGGAAGAACTCGTCGATTTTGTCACACAGTATTCCGACGCAACTATCGCAGCAAAACCACTTCCAGAAAACAAACCAGAGATATTTTTGCTTGGAGGAAGTGCAGCGAGCGCGAAACAAGCCGCTGAGCTAGGGATTTCTTTTGTTTTCGCTTATTTTATTAACGGAGAAGAGTCTGTTTTAAAAGAAGCACGCGAATTATTTGAAAAGTACCGAATAAATACAAAAGTGAGCTTTCAATTAGCGCCAATTATTGTAGTAGCTGAAACTAAAGTCGCAGCAGATCGCCATGTTCCAGAGCGGGAATCAATCAAAGTCGAGCTTGCAGACGGACGCAGAGTCAATGTCGGATCACGGGAACAAGCGGAAGCCTACGTAAAAGATATCGACCAAACATACCAGTTTATTACCCAACGAATTGGCGCGATAACAGGAACCAAACAAGAAGTCGGGACAGAAATCAAACGACTTTCAAAAGAATATAATATTCAAGATTTTGTTGTTTTAACTCCAGTCAAATCTGCGGAAATTAAACGTTATTCCTATCAACTATTAAGTGAATCGATAAAGGAGGAAGTTGTTCATGGCTAA
- a CDS encoding carbohydrate kinase, with translation MENNKAKMNEKEEIIFNSIRKNPYISQQELADILDLSRPTVANLISGLIKKGRILGKAYILNEAKQIVCIGGANVDRKFYIKDKAQLATSNPVRSTQSAGGVARNVGENLGRLGKEVILLTACGTDSDWEAVKNASNTYMNLDYVTAFPSIATGSYTAVLENNGDLLVALADMDAYDHLTPDVLAKNEGLLSQASAIIADLNCPKETLEYLGSFAEINSIPLVLVPVSSPKMSHLPERLDHVTWLICNRDESETHLDMTIENDEDWRLAAQKWLDLGVKNVIVTNGSKGAVAANKAEGTIFEPAIVIENIVDVTGAGDAFCSAVIYAWLEGKALQEILKAGSVNAARTLESEYTVRQNLSTSQLQKDLEEFK, from the coding sequence GTGGAGAATAATAAAGCGAAAATGAACGAAAAGGAAGAGATAATTTTCAATTCCATCCGTAAAAATCCTTACATTTCTCAACAAGAACTTGCTGATATACTTGATTTATCAAGACCGACAGTCGCAAACCTTATATCTGGCCTTATTAAGAAAGGTCGCATTTTAGGGAAAGCCTATATATTAAATGAAGCGAAACAAATCGTTTGTATAGGTGGAGCCAACGTCGATCGGAAGTTTTACATTAAAGACAAGGCCCAACTAGCCACATCAAACCCAGTGCGCTCAACACAAAGTGCTGGTGGCGTTGCTAGAAACGTAGGCGAAAACCTTGGCCGCCTTGGAAAAGAAGTTATATTACTCACTGCTTGTGGAACAGACTCCGACTGGGAAGCTGTCAAAAATGCTAGTAATACATATATGAACTTAGATTACGTCACAGCATTCCCGAGCATCGCAACAGGTTCTTATACAGCGGTACTCGAAAACAATGGAGACTTACTCGTTGCGCTAGCGGACATGGATGCATACGACCACTTAACTCCGGATGTACTTGCGAAAAATGAAGGCTTACTTAGTCAGGCGAGCGCAATCATTGCGGATTTAAACTGTCCGAAAGAAACACTAGAATATCTTGGCAGCTTTGCCGAAATCAATTCAATCCCACTAGTACTTGTTCCCGTATCTTCGCCAAAAATGTCGCATTTACCAGAACGCTTGGATCACGTGACTTGGCTAATATGCAACCGAGATGAATCAGAAACGCACCTAGATATGACGATTGAAAACGATGAAGACTGGCGTTTAGCTGCGCAAAAATGGCTAGATTTAGGCGTGAAAAATGTCATTGTTACAAATGGCAGCAAAGGCGCAGTAGCAGCAAACAAAGCAGAAGGCACTATTTTTGAACCAGCAATTGTAATTGAAAATATTGTCGACGTGACAGGAGCGGGAGATGCATTTTGCTCCGCGGTTATCTACGCATGGCTAGAAGGAAAAGCATTGCAAGAAATTTTAAAAGCAGGGAGCGTAAATGCTGCGCGAACACTGGAATCTGAGTATACAGTTCGCCAAAATTTATCGACATCCCAACTACAAAAAGACCTGGAGGAATTCAAATGA
- a CDS encoding pseudouridine-5'-phosphate glycosidase yields the protein MKNYLSLSEEVKQAKAEGKAIVALESTIISHGMPYPQNVEMARDVEQIIRDNGAVPATIALIDGKIKIGLSDEELELFAKSSNVAKVSRRDIGYLIATKQLGATTVAATMICAELAEIGIFVTGGIGGVHRGAETTMDVSADLEELAKTNVAVVCAGAKSILDLNLTMEYLETKGVPVIGYQTDVLPAFYTRSSDVELTLRADAPEVIAESLKAKWDLQIEGGAVITNPIPEEFAMDEKVINDVIQTALKEAEENHIHGKDVTPFLLGKVKELTDGKSLEANIELVKHNALIGTQIAVAYQNI from the coding sequence ATGAAAAATTATCTATCATTATCCGAAGAAGTAAAACAAGCAAAAGCAGAAGGAAAAGCAATTGTTGCGCTAGAATCTACTATTATCTCTCACGGTATGCCTTACCCGCAAAATGTTGAAATGGCACGTGATGTAGAACAAATTATTCGCGACAACGGTGCAGTACCAGCAACTATCGCATTAATCGACGGAAAAATTAAAATCGGTCTTTCTGATGAAGAATTAGAACTATTCGCTAAAAGTAGCAATGTAGCAAAAGTCTCTCGTCGTGATATCGGCTACCTTATTGCAACAAAACAACTTGGAGCGACAACTGTAGCAGCAACCATGATTTGTGCTGAATTAGCAGAAATCGGCATCTTTGTAACTGGCGGAATTGGTGGTGTTCACCGTGGTGCCGAAACAACAATGGACGTTTCAGCTGACTTAGAAGAATTAGCGAAAACAAATGTTGCTGTTGTTTGCGCCGGAGCTAAATCAATCCTAGACCTAAACTTAACAATGGAATATCTAGAAACAAAAGGCGTTCCAGTAATTGGCTATCAAACAGACGTACTTCCTGCATTTTACACTCGTTCAAGTGATGTAGAATTAACATTACGAGCAGATGCTCCAGAAGTTATCGCAGAATCACTTAAAGCAAAATGGGATCTTCAAATCGAAGGTGGCGCAGTAATTACTAACCCAATCCCAGAAGAATTCGCTATGGACGAAAAAGTAATTAACGATGTAATCCAAACAGCGCTTAAAGAAGCAGAAGAAAATCACATTCACGGGAAAGACGTTACACCATTCCTACTTGGTAAAGTAAAAGAACTAACAGATGGTAAGAGCCTCGAAGCAAATATCGAGCTTGTAAAACACAATGCTTTAATCGGTACGCAAATCGCCGTAGCATACCAAAATATCTAA
- the pepC gene encoding aminopeptidase C encodes MHTELTFEQLESFSKKWRENPDKLVFQASIMKNGIKAATENPASKVSIRPVFSHEVATDKVSNQQQSGRCWMFAALNTFRHKLNGTLGLKDFELSQNYTNFWDKLEKANYFLENIIETANEEEDSRLVSWLLDTPQQDGGQWDMLVSIIEKYGVVPKSAMPETFQSSKSADLNHILNERLRTDAVILRNAIAEKKDTADLKEEMLAEVYQLLVMTLGEPPKVFDFEYRNKDNEFKQDLQITPKDFYKRYVDMDLKDYIPLINAPTKDKPFNQAFTVEYLGNIVNGTPIKYLNVEMDVLKKAAADQIKDGETVWFGCDVGQLSERNTGIMDTNIFLLNQTFGFKTAMTKAERLDYKHSMLTHAMVLTGVNIANGEVNRWKVENSWGEKIGNNGYFVASDAWMDEFTFQVVVHKKYLSKELIESFNQKPIVLKPWDPMGSLAL; translated from the coding sequence ATGCATACAGAATTAACATTTGAGCAATTAGAAAGTTTTTCAAAGAAATGGCGTGAAAATCCAGATAAATTGGTATTTCAAGCTAGTATTATGAAAAATGGGATTAAAGCAGCCACTGAGAATCCAGCATCAAAAGTTAGCATTCGACCTGTCTTTTCCCATGAAGTTGCGACAGATAAAGTTTCCAATCAACAACAAAGCGGAAGATGTTGGATGTTTGCAGCATTAAATACGTTTCGCCATAAGTTAAACGGAACGCTTGGTTTGAAGGATTTTGAGTTGTCACAGAATTATACTAATTTTTGGGACAAACTTGAGAAAGCAAATTATTTTTTAGAGAATATTATCGAAACAGCGAACGAAGAGGAAGATAGTCGATTAGTTTCGTGGTTGCTTGATACACCGCAGCAAGATGGTGGCCAGTGGGATATGTTAGTTTCCATTATCGAAAAATATGGGGTGGTCCCAAAATCAGCTATGCCTGAAACATTCCAAAGTAGTAAGTCTGCTGATTTAAACCACATATTAAATGAAAGACTTCGTACGGATGCGGTTATTTTGAGAAATGCTATTGCTGAGAAGAAAGATACTGCAGACTTGAAAGAAGAAATGCTTGCTGAGGTCTATCAACTCTTAGTTATGACTCTAGGCGAACCACCTAAAGTATTCGATTTTGAGTATCGAAATAAAGATAATGAATTTAAACAAGATTTACAAATTACACCGAAAGATTTTTATAAACGCTATGTAGATATGGATTTGAAAGATTATATTCCACTTATTAATGCGCCAACCAAAGATAAACCTTTTAATCAAGCTTTTACAGTGGAATATTTAGGCAACATTGTAAATGGTACACCTATTAAGTATTTGAATGTAGAAATGGATGTCTTGAAAAAAGCTGCCGCTGATCAGATTAAAGATGGGGAAACAGTTTGGTTTGGATGTGATGTTGGACAACTTTCAGAACGGAATACCGGTATTATGGATACGAATATTTTCTTGCTTAATCAGACTTTTGGCTTTAAAACTGCGATGACTAAAGCTGAACGCCTGGATTATAAACACAGTATGCTTACACATGCGATGGTATTAACTGGAGTGAACATTGCTAATGGAGAAGTAAATCGCTGGAAAGTGGAAAATAGTTGGGGAGAAAAAATTGGTAATAATGGTTATTTTGTTGCTAGCGATGCTTGGATGGATGAGTTTACATTCCAAGTAGTGGTGCATAAAAAATATCTATCTAAGGAATTAATTGAATCCTTTAACCAAAAGCCAATTGTGTTAAAACCTTGGGATCCAATGGGTTCGCTTGCACTTTAA
- a CDS encoding amino acid ABC transporter permease, with protein MPLDVPFIGTAVMAMLKTIPLTLAMTFFPILFGFIIAIGLTLIRMYHVRFLEPIAKFYVSFFRSTPAILHIMLIYLGIPLLVDFLSKSFGLGISANKIPVVVFVIIALSFTAGAYLTEILRSGIMAVDIGQMEAAYSVGYTHGQAIRKVLLPQAFMIALPNFTNLCIGFLHTTSIAAIVAVPEITGMATIVASDNYAFLEAFIGAALIYWFLTILIEAINYILEKNIAKYQGGTV; from the coding sequence ATGCCGCTAGATGTACCTTTTATTGGAACTGCTGTAATGGCAATGTTAAAAACGATTCCGTTAACACTTGCAATGACCTTCTTTCCGATATTATTCGGTTTCATTATCGCGATTGGTCTGACGCTTATTCGGATGTATCACGTTCGCTTTTTAGAACCGATTGCTAAATTTTACGTTTCTTTTTTTCGAAGCACCCCAGCGATTTTGCATATTATGCTGATTTACTTGGGCATTCCGCTATTGGTGGATTTTTTGAGCAAATCATTCGGATTAGGGATTTCTGCAAATAAAATACCGGTCGTTGTTTTTGTCATTATAGCGCTGTCTTTCACGGCGGGTGCATACTTAACCGAGATTTTGCGCTCCGGTATTATGGCGGTTGATATCGGACAAATGGAAGCTGCTTACTCGGTGGGATACACGCATGGTCAAGCGATTCGGAAAGTTCTCTTACCGCAAGCCTTCATGATTGCCCTACCGAATTTCACGAATTTGTGTATCGGATTTCTACATACCACATCTATCGCCGCCATCGTCGCAGTCCCTGAAATCACCGGAATGGCAACGATTGTAGCATCAGACAATTACGCATTTCTCGAAGCGTTTATCGGTGCCGCACTCATTTATTGGTTTTTAACTATTTTGATTGAAGCAATTAATTACATTTTGGAAAAGAATATCGCTAAATATCAAGGAGGGACAGTATGA